Proteins encoded within one genomic window of Natator depressus isolate rNatDep1 chromosome 1, rNatDep2.hap1, whole genome shotgun sequence:
- the ANKRD54 gene encoding ankyrin repeat domain-containing protein 54: MDVAGAGAAAAASDEEPGPPGGGFALAEFGAALRGPPEAPGPASLGYLHVLWQRDPPAGKIPARRQRRAARLHRALGPTGKEIHALKRLRESANANDLETVQQLLEDGVDPCAADDKGRTALHFASCNGNDRIVQLLLDHGADPNQRDGLGNTALHLAACTNHVPVITLLLRGGARVDALDRAGRTPLHLAKSKLNILQEGLSQSLEAVRLEVKQIIQMLREYLERLGQHEQREQLDDLCSRLQMTSTKEQVDEVTDLLASFTSLSLQMQKIEKR; encoded by the exons ATGGACgtcgctggggctggggcggccGCGGCGGCCTCGGACGAGGAGCCGGGGCCCCCGGGGGGCGGGTTCGCGCTGGCGGAGTTCGGGGCCGCGCTGCGAGGCCCCCCGGAGGCCCCGGGCCCCGCCTCGCTCGGCTACCTGCACGTCCTGTGGCAGCGCGACCCGCCGGCGGGCAAGATCCCCGCCCGCCGCCAGCGCAGGGCCGCCCGGCTGCACCGCGCCCTGGGGCCCACGGGCAAAGAGATCCACG CTCTGAAAAGATTGAGAGAATCCGCCAATGCTAACGACTTAGAAACAG TGCAGCAACTCTTAGAAGATGGGGTTGACCCCTGTGCTGCAGATGACAAAGGCCGTACGGCCCTGCACTTTGCCTCCTGCAATGGCAATGATCGCATCG TGCAGTTGCTTTTGGACCATGGGGCAGACCCGAACCAGAGAGATGGACTGGGGAACACTGCATTACACTTGG CTGCCTGCACgaaccatgttcctgtcatcacGCTGCTGCTGCGCGGAG GAGCCAGAGTCGATGCCTTGGATCGAGCCGGGAGGACTCCTCTGCACCTCGCCAAGTCCAAGCTGAACATCCTGCAGGAAGGGCTCTCTCAGAGCCTGGAGGCTGTGCGCCTTGAAGTGAAGCAG ATTATCCAGATGTTGCGGGAATACCTGGAGCGCCTTGGGCAGCACGAGCAGCGGGAGCAGTTGGATGATCTCTGCTCCAGGTTACAGATGACCAGTACTAAGGAGCAG GTGGATGAGGTCACTGACCTCCTGGCCAGCTTCACCTCACTCAGTCTACAGATGCAGAAGATAGAGAAGAGGTAA